A genomic window from Ferviditalea candida includes:
- the pstS gene encoding phosphate ABC transporter substrate-binding protein PstS, which yields MLQKWSKMSLSMILAAVLAFMVSACGNSNGGSPNSSGAQKTEPAQTQPAQTEAAQKPAEKQFTLTAAGSTFVYPLFSKMFAEYNKLHPNVQVNYQSIGSGGGIKQLTAGTVDFAASDAFMKDEDIAKIKNGVIHIPVTVGAVAVIYNIDGVEKGLKLTQDTLAGIYLGKITKWNDPKLTADNPDVKLPDLAITPVFRSDGSGTTSIFTDYLSTVNAEWKDKVGKGTSVQFPVGIGGKGNEGVAGQVKQTPGAIGYAELAYADKNKIAYAQLRNKDGKFVYPSLEAASLAAASAAANMPEDTRVSIVEKPGEKSYGIVGFTWALLNTQYDDADKKQAVIDLLKWVYRDGQQYSEDLLYAKIPEAIAKINDKNMEKIK from the coding sequence TTGCTACAAAAGTGGTCTAAAATGTCTTTATCCATGATTCTTGCGGCAGTGCTTGCATTTATGGTGTCTGCTTGCGGCAATTCGAATGGAGGCAGCCCAAATTCCTCGGGAGCCCAGAAAACGGAACCTGCTCAAACGCAACCCGCTCAAACCGAAGCTGCCCAGAAACCTGCCGAAAAACAATTCACATTGACGGCAGCCGGTTCAACGTTCGTCTATCCGCTGTTTTCGAAAATGTTCGCGGAATATAACAAACTTCACCCGAATGTCCAAGTCAATTATCAATCCATCGGTTCGGGCGGCGGCATTAAGCAATTGACTGCCGGTACGGTAGACTTTGCGGCTTCCGACGCGTTCATGAAAGACGAGGATATCGCAAAAATCAAGAACGGCGTCATTCACATCCCCGTAACTGTCGGTGCGGTTGCGGTGATTTATAACATTGACGGTGTAGAAAAAGGACTTAAACTGACTCAAGATACATTAGCGGGTATTTACCTCGGCAAAATTACAAAGTGGAATGATCCGAAGCTGACCGCCGACAATCCGGATGTCAAGCTTCCCGATCTTGCGATTACTCCAGTATTCCGGTCAGACGGCAGTGGAACCACGTCGATTTTTACAGATTATTTGAGCACGGTAAACGCGGAATGGAAGGATAAAGTGGGCAAGGGCACGTCTGTGCAATTTCCCGTCGGCATTGGCGGCAAAGGCAACGAGGGTGTAGCCGGACAAGTCAAACAAACCCCAGGCGCCATTGGTTATGCGGAATTGGCCTATGCGGACAAAAATAAAATTGCTTATGCCCAGCTTCGAAACAAAGACGGCAAATTCGTCTATCCTTCTTTGGAAGCAGCTTCCCTGGCGGCTGCATCGGCGGCGGCAAACATGCCGGAAGATACGCGGGTTTCGATCGTTGAGAAACCGGGTGAAAAATCATACGGAATCGTCGGATTTACTTGGGCGCTGTTGAATACACAATATGATGATGCCGACAAAAAACAAGCGGTCATTGATTTGCTGAAATGGGTATACCGCGACGGACAACAATACTCGGAAGATCTTCTTTATGCCAAAATCCCCGAAGCGATCGCCAAAATCAATGATAAAAATATGGAAAAAATAAAATAA
- a CDS encoding response regulator transcription factor, with protein MAHRILIIDNDPTVTNLLSYTLVQKGYEISVSHDGREGLNQSISKPYDLIILEVLLTGMNGIDLVTKMRHMGSTAAVIFLSSKNGVQDIIEGLMAGADDYMTKPFEVAELLARIAATLRRISLPMEKNSMSNVNETIIFGDMQIDPINYEVIANEKRVHLRKKEFELLLFLARRPETIVPREEIINMFWGIDHISGKRTLDVHISLLRKKIQSSSQSVVIASARSIGYKLSLRKSV; from the coding sequence ATGGCACATCGAATTCTGATCATTGACAATGATCCGACAGTAACGAATCTGCTTTCGTATACGCTGGTACAGAAAGGCTACGAAATTTCGGTTTCGCATGATGGAAGAGAAGGCCTGAACCAATCGATCAGCAAACCTTATGATTTGATTATTCTTGAAGTATTGCTTACCGGAATGAACGGGATTGATCTTGTAACGAAAATGAGACATATGGGGAGTACGGCGGCGGTAATTTTTCTGTCATCCAAAAATGGCGTGCAGGATATTATTGAAGGTTTAATGGCAGGCGCCGATGATTATATGACGAAACCTTTTGAGGTTGCTGAGTTATTGGCCCGCATCGCTGCAACCCTTCGGCGAATTTCTCTGCCAATGGAGAAAAACAGCATGTCCAATGTGAACGAGACGATTATTTTTGGCGATATGCAAATTGATCCGATCAATTATGAAGTCATCGCCAACGAAAAACGTGTCCATCTGCGAAAAAAAGAATTTGAGCTGCTTCTCTTTCTCGCAAGACGACCGGAAACGATTGTGCCCAGAGAAGAAATTATCAATATGTTCTGGGGAATTGATCACATTAGCGGAAAAAGAACATTGGATGTCCATATCAGTTTGCTGCGAAAAAAAATTCAATCCTCCAGCCAATCCGTGGTCA